In a single window of the Papaver somniferum cultivar HN1 chromosome 8, ASM357369v1, whole genome shotgun sequence genome:
- the LOC113301711 gene encoding uncharacterized protein At1g32220, chloroplastic-like isoform X2, producing MASSLMSFTAISSPPGSHKRQTTIPTRTSLSRRYSSQNRISVSCSYAGANAKEDFNSNTIDVVADVRAERVVVLGGSGFVGSAICKAAVSKGIEAVSLSRSGRPNNTEPWVDQVTWLIGDVFYANWDEVLVGATAVVSTIGGFGSDEQMKKINGEAKVLAVDAAKEYGIPKFVLISVHDYNLPPFLLSSGYFTGKRKAESQVLSKFPNNGVVLRPGFIYGKRKVDGFEIPLDLVGEPLERFLKAAENFRKPLNSLPASDLLLAPPVTVDDVALAVINAVRDDDFFGVFTIEQIKIAASNVRV from the exons ATGGCGTCGTCTCTTATGTCTTTCACTGCCATTTCATCTCCTCCAGGATCTCACAAAAGACAGACAACAATTCCAACTCGAACGAGTTTGTCTCGTCGATATTCTTCACAGAATCG CATTAGCGTGAGCTGCAGTTATGCAGGAGCAAACGCAAAAGAGGACTTCAATTCTAATACTATCGATGTGGTGGCTGACGTGAGGGCTGAACGA GTAGTTGTGTTGGGAGGCAGTGGTTTTGTCGGTTCTGCTATATGTAAGGCTGCCGTTTCGAAAGGGATTGAGGCCGTAAGCCTAAGCAG GTCTGGGCGGCCTAACAACACAGAGCCATGGGTCGACCAGGTCACGTGGCTGATAG GAGATGTTTTTTATGCGAATTGGGACGAAGTACTGGTTGGTGCTACTGCAGTTGTGTCAACTATTGGAGGTTTTGGAAGTGATGAGCAAATGAAAAAGATAAATGGTGAGGCGAAGGTTTTGGCAGTAGATGCTGCAAAGGAGTATG GAATTCCCAAGTTTGTGCTGATCTCTGTACATGACTACAATCTCCCGCCCTTTCTACTGTCTTCTGGATACTTCACTGGAAAGAGAAAAGCAGAGTCACAGGTTCTGTCGAAATTCCCAAACAACG GTGTTGTACTAAGACCAGGTTTCATTTATGGGAAGCGAAAAGTAGATGGTTTTGAGATCCCACTTGATCTAGTAGGGGAACCATTAGAAAGGTTTCTGAAAGCAGCTGAGAATTTTAGGAAACCTCTGAATTCTCTCCCAGCGTCCGACCTATTATTAGCTCCACCAGTTACCGTTGACGATGTTGCTCTAGCAGTGATAAATGCAGTGAGAGACGATGACTTCTTTGGTGTTTTCACAATCGAACAAATCAAGATAGCTGCATCTAATGTTAGGGTTTAA
- the LOC113301711 gene encoding uncharacterized protein At1g32220, chloroplastic-like isoform X1 — protein MASSLMSFTAISSPPGSHKRQTTIPTRTSLSRRYSSQNRLCSISVSCSYAGANAKEDFNSNTIDVVADVRAERVVVLGGSGFVGSAICKAAVSKGIEAVSLSRSGRPNNTEPWVDQVTWLIGDVFYANWDEVLVGATAVVSTIGGFGSDEQMKKINGEAKVLAVDAAKEYGIPKFVLISVHDYNLPPFLLSSGYFTGKRKAESQVLSKFPNNGVVLRPGFIYGKRKVDGFEIPLDLVGEPLERFLKAAENFRKPLNSLPASDLLLAPPVTVDDVALAVINAVRDDDFFGVFTIEQIKIAASNVRV, from the exons ATGGCGTCGTCTCTTATGTCTTTCACTGCCATTTCATCTCCTCCAGGATCTCACAAAAGACAGACAACAATTCCAACTCGAACGAGTTTGTCTCGTCGATATTCTTCACAGAATCG TTTGTGTAGCATTAGCGTGAGCTGCAGTTATGCAGGAGCAAACGCAAAAGAGGACTTCAATTCTAATACTATCGATGTGGTGGCTGACGTGAGGGCTGAACGA GTAGTTGTGTTGGGAGGCAGTGGTTTTGTCGGTTCTGCTATATGTAAGGCTGCCGTTTCGAAAGGGATTGAGGCCGTAAGCCTAAGCAG GTCTGGGCGGCCTAACAACACAGAGCCATGGGTCGACCAGGTCACGTGGCTGATAG GAGATGTTTTTTATGCGAATTGGGACGAAGTACTGGTTGGTGCTACTGCAGTTGTGTCAACTATTGGAGGTTTTGGAAGTGATGAGCAAATGAAAAAGATAAATGGTGAGGCGAAGGTTTTGGCAGTAGATGCTGCAAAGGAGTATG GAATTCCCAAGTTTGTGCTGATCTCTGTACATGACTACAATCTCCCGCCCTTTCTACTGTCTTCTGGATACTTCACTGGAAAGAGAAAAGCAGAGTCACAGGTTCTGTCGAAATTCCCAAACAACG GTGTTGTACTAAGACCAGGTTTCATTTATGGGAAGCGAAAAGTAGATGGTTTTGAGATCCCACTTGATCTAGTAGGGGAACCATTAGAAAGGTTTCTGAAAGCAGCTGAGAATTTTAGGAAACCTCTGAATTCTCTCCCAGCGTCCGACCTATTATTAGCTCCACCAGTTACCGTTGACGATGTTGCTCTAGCAGTGATAAATGCAGTGAGAGACGATGACTTCTTTGGTGTTTTCACAATCGAACAAATCAAGATAGCTGCATCTAATGTTAGGGTTTAA
- the LOC113305687 gene encoding uncharacterized protein LOC113305687, which produces MTEIQQLETRKAGGRLEEVMREAATTPLTAHLAKALISQKCPIPSFECNDGSSDLATHLRYYNRTLSRWDQDDVFLCKYFPSSLKGLSLSWFDNLPPNSIDSYSQLTEKFLRTYMYNKAFNAGMDKLFSLAVAYKETIRKYTDRWHKICQAIGNVDPVFSINCYKWGLDMMSPRFVEIHGSVPTTEEDLRVIIEKPARLEEIQRENPRTQTQRSHRTNSLEQASGFKRGSSSERSNEDKRGRRDDRRRDDRKFEDQVFTKLNTNYTRILREIRDQENLKWPWSKGKHPPRSEKSRDYFEYHCFNGHQTEKC; this is translated from the coding sequence ATGACTGAAATTCAGCAATTGGAGACAAGGAAAGCAGGAGGAAGGCTAGAGGAAGTGATGAGGGAAGCTGCCACCACACCACTGACTGCACATTTGGCCAAAGCTCTTATTTCCCAAAAGTGTCCTATCCCATCCTTCGAATGTAACGATGGATCCAGTGACCTCGCAACCCATCTTCGGTACTACAATCGTACTTTATCCCGATGGGATCAGGATGACGTGTTCCTATGCAAATACTTCCCTTCAAGCTTGAAAGGATTGTCTTTATCGTGGTTCGATAACCTACCACCCAATTCCATCGACTCGTACAGCCAGCTCACTGAGAAATTCTTAaggacttacatgtacaacaaggcctTCAACGCGGGAATGGACAAGCTCTTCTCGTTAGCGGTCGCATACAAAGAAACCATCAGGAAATATACCGATAGGTGGCACAAAATCTGTCAAGCGATAGGGAACGTGGATCCGGTGTTCAGTATCaattgctacaagtggggattggaTATGATGAGCCCTcggtttgttgagattcatggaagtgtCCCCACGACCGAAGAAGACCTTCGAGTAATCATCGAAAAGCCTGCCAGATTGGAGGAAATCCAGCGGGAGAATCCTAGGACCCAGACGCAAAGATCTCATCGGACTAATTCGCTGGAACAAGCCAGCGGATTCAAAAGAGGCAGCTCGTCCGAACGTTCCAACGAAGATAAGAGAGGACGAAGGGATGATCGTCGGCGTGATGATcggaaattcgaagatcaagtttttaCGAAGCTGAACACCAACTACACTCGCATCCTAAGGGAGATTAGGGATCAAGAAAACCTAaaatggccttggtccaaaggaAAGCATCCACCCAGGTCTGAGAAGTCAAGAGATTACTTTGAGTACCACTGCTTCAACGGGCATCAGACTGAAAAGTGCtag